A genomic segment from Propionispora vibrioides encodes:
- a CDS encoding sugar ABC transporter ATP-binding protein translates to MKNVLEFKAITKYFPGVKALDDISFSVEGGEVLAFLGENGAGKSTLLKVLNGDYQPTSGEYLLNGEVRHFSNPKEAIEAGISVIYQERQILMEVSVAENIFVGRLPVGKFGLVDRKRLNQAAKKIIDEFGLPIAPDKKVKELSVAHQQMVEIMKAYSRELKVIAFDEPTASLCDSEIDILFKIIEKLKQEGKVIIYVSHRMKELRQIADKVAIFKDGRFVKLVRQQEVSEQEMIRLMVGRDLGDVFKELNRNTEIGEVLLEVKNLCSDRVRQISFQLHKGEILGFSGLVGAGRTEVMRAIIGADRIKAGEVLLEGRPAFSQSPGEAIQKGIVMVPEDRKTQGILPNMTVGANISISILGNILNSFHLIQEEKEALIIEENIRLLNIKTPNAGKNIVELSGGNQQKAILARWLITEPKVLILDEPTKGIDVGAKSEFYKLICDIARQGVGVLLISSELPEIIGLSDRIIIMKNGRTTGEVSREEAAEDKLLAYAMLDEGEKQYA, encoded by the coding sequence ATGAAAAACGTTTTAGAATTTAAGGCCATTACCAAATACTTTCCCGGAGTCAAAGCGCTGGATGACATTAGTTTTTCGGTGGAAGGCGGCGAGGTACTGGCTTTTCTTGGTGAAAACGGCGCCGGCAAATCGACCTTGCTTAAGGTGTTGAACGGGGACTATCAGCCGACTTCCGGAGAATATCTGCTAAATGGGGAAGTCCGGCATTTTTCCAATCCCAAGGAGGCCATTGAAGCCGGCATCAGTGTGATTTATCAGGAACGGCAAATTTTGATGGAAGTAAGCGTTGCCGAAAATATATTTGTCGGCCGGCTGCCGGTGGGGAAATTCGGACTGGTTGACAGGAAACGGCTGAATCAGGCCGCAAAAAAAATTATCGATGAATTTGGTCTGCCCATTGCCCCGGACAAAAAAGTGAAGGAGCTCAGCGTGGCCCATCAGCAGATGGTTGAAATTATGAAAGCCTATAGCCGGGAATTAAAGGTCATCGCCTTTGACGAGCCTACGGCCAGTTTGTGTGACAGTGAAATTGATATTTTGTTTAAGATCATTGAGAAGCTAAAGCAGGAAGGGAAAGTCATTATTTATGTATCCCACCGGATGAAGGAACTGCGCCAGATTGCCGATAAGGTGGCTATCTTTAAAGACGGCCGGTTTGTCAAGCTTGTCCGGCAGCAGGAGGTAAGCGAACAGGAGATGATCCGGCTGATGGTGGGCCGTGATCTGGGCGATGTGTTTAAGGAGCTTAACCGCAATACGGAGATTGGCGAGGTCCTGCTGGAAGTGAAGAACCTCTGCTCCGACCGGGTGAGGCAAATATCTTTTCAATTGCATAAAGGCGAAATACTGGGGTTTTCCGGTCTGGTGGGAGCCGGGCGGACCGAAGTCATGCGGGCCATTATCGGTGCCGACCGGATAAAAGCGGGGGAAGTGCTGCTGGAAGGCAGGCCTGCTTTCAGTCAGTCTCCCGGCGAAGCCATTCAAAAAGGGATTGTGATGGTGCCGGAGGACCGGAAGACACAGGGCATTCTGCCGAACATGACGGTAGGGGCAAACATCAGCATCTCTATTTTAGGCAATATCTTAAATTCCTTTCATCTGATTCAGGAAGAAAAGGAAGCCCTTATTATTGAGGAAAATATCAGGCTGCTGAATATAAAAACCCCCAATGCAGGCAAGAACATCGTGGAATTAAGCGGCGGGAATCAACAAAAGGCTATTTTAGCCCGCTGGCTGATAACCGAACCTAAGGTCCTGATTCTGGATGAGCCAACCAAAGGGATCGATGTGGGTGCTAAATCGGAATTTTATAAATTGATCTGTGATATTGCCCGGCAGGGAGTAGGGGTGCTGTTGATTTCTTCGGAGTTGCCGGAAATTATCGGCCTTAGCGACCGGATTATTATCATGAAAAACGGCAGAACTACCGGTGAGGTAAGCCGGGAAGAAGCGGCTGAGGATAAGCTTCTGGCCTATGCCATGCTGGACGAGGGGGAAAAACAGTATGCTTAA
- a CDS encoding methyl-accepting chemotaxis protein, with the protein MLSWFNSKKEHGATTAPTVIPAGNKPELADIQNFHVAISEMTQDRIDELCQVAQGAAFVLGFISPDNPVGEVARKLQQLLPPGTPLVLVSTAGELYSHPSGTGDLYQTAADHRSTVVLQAFSKRMVSHMEILSISLGSDDIKTGQASGSVEERIDRIGRELDRVKVSTQINSHDTLALTFIDGLSNSETFFMQAVYESRKFPCLFIGGSAGGKLDFKATYIYDGSTVRQDHAVICLMKLAPSYRFGVLKSQAFIKDREEYFTISEANSALRYVSKVINEASESVSFIDLLKQRFQCHTVEELTKSLEPFGFAIEVGNEIFIRTINHIDEAQDRVYYFCDLSAGEKLHLVKRVSAQASLAADWETFCRQKPRPIGGILNDCVVRRLVNMPEFNGTNPFAGIPVIGFSCFGELLGININETLTALFFYSLEDGQADDFYDDYLNKFPIHYSSFEQYFLKRRLNQMEIINHLHSQTIQLLEHSQEAVPSLIAKVREIEEVFQEIGKNNDDLSRIFASHIKGLAEVSEFDKQLPPKFNALVHSSAEIGSVLAVIMNIASQTNLLALNAAIEAARSGEHGRGFAVVADEVRKLAENTQHSLKDSNHSVNTLVQDVDEIKSIMQKSETCKTAFARDIETFTSSLQGITGNIQNTVSLIALSMEQLNELSAIADASQGKLNQLVELVRFMDKSK; encoded by the coding sequence TTGTTATCTTGGTTCAACTCGAAAAAAGAACATGGCGCGACGACAGCGCCGACGGTCATTCCGGCCGGAAATAAGCCGGAGCTTGCAGACATTCAGAATTTTCACGTAGCCATTAGCGAAATGACTCAGGACCGTATTGATGAATTATGCCAGGTAGCGCAGGGGGCTGCTTTTGTGCTGGGCTTTATTTCACCGGATAATCCGGTGGGCGAAGTGGCACGGAAGCTCCAACAGTTGCTGCCGCCAGGCACTCCATTGGTGTTAGTTTCCACGGCGGGAGAACTGTACAGTCATCCTTCCGGTACGGGCGATTTATATCAGACGGCCGCCGATCACCGGAGTACAGTAGTGCTCCAGGCTTTCTCCAAAAGAATGGTCAGTCATATGGAAATCCTGTCGATTTCTTTAGGCAGCGACGATATAAAAACCGGTCAGGCGTCTGGCAGTGTGGAGGAAAGAATTGACCGTATTGGCCGGGAGCTGGACCGGGTGAAGGTTTCCACTCAGATTAACAGCCATGATACGCTGGCGCTGACGTTTATCGACGGTTTGTCCAATAGCGAAACTTTTTTTATGCAGGCGGTGTATGAGAGCCGTAAGTTTCCCTGCCTGTTTATAGGCGGGTCGGCCGGCGGCAAGCTGGATTTTAAAGCTACCTATATTTATGACGGCAGTACGGTCCGGCAGGATCATGCGGTTATTTGCCTGATGAAGCTGGCGCCGTCCTACCGGTTTGGTGTTCTAAAATCACAGGCGTTTATCAAAGACCGTGAGGAATATTTCACTATTTCCGAGGCCAATTCGGCACTGCGCTATGTAAGCAAGGTGATCAATGAAGCTTCGGAAAGTGTCAGTTTTATTGATCTGTTGAAACAACGGTTTCAGTGCCATACGGTCGAGGAACTGACTAAGTCGCTGGAACCCTTCGGCTTTGCCATCGAGGTTGGCAATGAGATTTTTATCCGGACGATCAATCATATCGATGAAGCGCAGGACCGGGTTTATTATTTTTGCGATTTGTCGGCCGGGGAGAAATTACACCTGGTTAAACGGGTATCGGCTCAGGCGTCGCTTGCGGCGGACTGGGAGACGTTTTGCCGGCAGAAACCGAGACCTATTGGCGGGATCTTAAATGACTGCGTGGTTCGCCGGCTGGTCAATATGCCGGAATTTAACGGAACTAATCCGTTTGCGGGGATTCCGGTCATCGGGTTTTCCTGCTTTGGCGAGCTTTTGGGGATTAATATTAATGAAACGCTGACCGCCCTGTTTTTTTATTCTCTCGAGGATGGCCAGGCGGATGATTTCTACGACGATTATTTGAATAAGTTTCCGATTCATTACAGCAGTTTCGAGCAATATTTCTTAAAACGGCGTTTGAATCAGATGGAGATTATCAATCATCTGCACAGTCAGACGATTCAGCTATTGGAGCATTCCCAGGAGGCTGTTCCTTCCTTGATTGCCAAGGTGCGTGAAATCGAAGAAGTGTTCCAGGAAATCGGAAAAAACAATGACGATTTATCCCGGATATTCGCTTCGCATATCAAGGGGCTGGCTGAGGTGTCGGAATTTGACAAGCAGCTTCCGCCAAAATTTAATGCGTTGGTTCACAGCAGCGCGGAGATCGGGTCGGTCCTGGCGGTTATTATGAATATTGCGTCCCAGACTAACTTGCTTGCTCTGAACGCAGCCATTGAAGCGGCCCGTTCCGGCGAACACGGCAGAGGGTTTGCCGTAGTGGCCGATGAGGTGAGGAAGCTGGCCGAGAATACACAGCATAGCCTGAAAGACTCCAATCATTCGGTTAATACGTTGGTGCAGGATGTTGACGAAATAAAAAGCATTATGCAAAAGAGCGAGACCTGTAAGACGGCGTTTGCCAGGGATATTGAGACGTTTACAAGCTCGTTGCAGGGGATTACGGGCAACATTCAGAACACCGTATCACTGATCGCACTTTCGATGGAGCAGTTAAATGAATTAAGCGCCATAGCCGATGCCAGTCAGGGGAAGCTGAACCAGTTGGTTGAGCTAGTCCGGTTTATGGATAAAAGCAAATAA
- a CDS encoding VOC family protein, with the protein MIQGICLGNIMVDCDDEIKLCEFYHQLLGWEKRKMFGRPALCSGTGIVFLFMEEADYVPPVWPEEKEKQQKQMHFDFQVPDVAAAIEYAKSLGAIEATSQFGGSEFVTMIDSAGHPFCLCAKDNMA; encoded by the coding sequence ATGATTCAGGGGATATGCCTAGGTAATATTATGGTTGACTGCGATGATGAAATAAAGCTATGCGAATTCTACCATCAATTACTTGGCTGGGAAAAGCGAAAGATGTTTGGCCGGCCTGCATTATGTAGTGGAACTGGGATTGTATTTCTGTTTATGGAAGAAGCGGATTATGTGCCACCTGTCTGGCCGGAAGAAAAAGAGAAGCAGCAAAAACAAATGCATTTCGATTTTCAGGTGCCCGATGTTGCCGCAGCAATTGAATATGCTAAATCCCTCGGCGCGATTGAGGCAACATCCCAATTTGGCGGTAGTGAGTTTGTTACGATGATAGATTCTGCCGGACACCCGTTTTGCCTTTGCGCCAAAGATAATATGGCTTAA
- a CDS encoding GyrI-like domain-containing protein, with translation MKYEWKKEEKQLYLPKTLPELITVPKQKFFMLKGKGNPNRDSFAEEVGVLYSLAYAVRMMPKQGYTPEGYFEYTVYPLEGLWDLTEEGRKSATLDKDEFLYTIMIRQPDFVTQDVAGKAFELVRKKKPHPLLEHVVFDTMEDGVSVQMLHLGSYDNEPQSFSLMRDFIGKNNLEIASLKHREIYLTDARKVEPAKLKTVLRYRVKPIV, from the coding sequence ATGAAATACGAATGGAAAAAAGAAGAAAAACAATTATACCTGCCTAAGACCCTTCCGGAATTAATTACAGTTCCCAAACAAAAATTCTTTATGTTAAAAGGGAAGGGGAATCCGAATCGGGATTCCTTTGCTGAAGAAGTAGGTGTTCTTTATTCATTGGCATATGCTGTTAGAATGATGCCCAAACAAGGCTATACTCCCGAAGGATATTTTGAATATACAGTCTATCCATTAGAGGGATTATGGGATTTAACGGAAGAAGGAAGAAAGTCCGCAACGTTAGACAAGGACGAGTTTCTATACACCATCATGATTCGACAGCCCGATTTTGTGACCCAGGATGTTGCCGGCAAGGCCTTTGAGCTTGTAAGAAAAAAGAAACCACATCCATTACTGGAGCATGTGGTATTTGATACGATGGAGGATGGCGTATCGGTGCAAATGCTTCACCTGGGTTCATACGATAATGAGCCTCAAAGTTTTAGCCTGATGAGGGACTTTATAGGAAAAAATAATCTTGAAATAGCATCTTTAAAGCACCGAGAAATTTATCTTACCGACGCGCGAAAAGTTGAACCAGCTAAATTAAAAACCGTTTTAAGGTATAGAGTTAAGCCCATAGTGTGA
- a CDS encoding Crp/Fnr family transcriptional regulator: MKETDLPYLKNTVSDLPLMTDDAIKDQFLSTGQIRKHKKGDLIIVAGQDSYEPSILLSGLIRVFFLNVEGVDVTNLFIFENTYYGSDFLTMKKASVCSFEALEDCVSLVLDRQVLNETLQNNIHVLLDYTRILEQSLNNKILRENALITKSATERYLDLKKTYPHIEKRVSQTHIASYLGITPVSLSRIRRVIREEN, encoded by the coding sequence ATGAAAGAAACAGACCTTCCATATTTAAAAAACACTGTATCAGATTTGCCGCTAATGACTGATGATGCCATTAAAGATCAATTTTTATCCACAGGTCAAATAAGGAAGCATAAAAAGGGAGACCTAATTATAGTAGCGGGACAAGATAGCTATGAGCCAAGTATCTTATTGTCCGGGTTAATACGGGTTTTCTTTTTAAACGTTGAAGGTGTGGACGTAACTAATTTATTCATCTTTGAAAACACCTATTATGGTTCTGACTTTTTAACAATGAAAAAGGCCAGTGTATGCAGTTTTGAAGCATTAGAGGACTGTGTTTCCCTGGTACTCGACCGCCAAGTGTTGAACGAAACCTTGCAAAATAATATTCATGTTCTCTTGGATTACACAAGAATACTGGAACAGTCCTTAAACAATAAAATACTAAGAGAAAATGCGTTGATTACCAAAAGCGCTACCGAGCGATATCTCGATTTAAAAAAGACCTATCCCCATATCGAAAAACGGGTTAGCCAAACCCATATTGCTTCCTATTTAGGCATTACGCCAGTATCGCTCAGCCGGATACGGCGCGTTATCCGGGAAGAAAATTGA
- a CDS encoding oxidoreductase: protein MKYTKQAPINSGFGPQTTAQEILKGCDLTGKIAIVTGGYSGIGLETTRALANAGATVIVPARSPAKSLRALEGIPHIELEKIDLMDSTSIDDFAARFLATNRPLHMLINSAGVMFTPLRRDSRGFESQFSTNHLGHFQLTARLWPALVRAHGARVVALSSRGHRLGSVDFADPNFENKEYNKFTAYAQSKSANSLFALELDKRGRDYAVRAFAVHPGLVPDTDLGRDLDPSELKPQPVKNSQGLIISDETNAQYKSVEQGAATSVWCATSTQLNDMGGVYCEDCDIAMAVAADSTSPVGVRPWAIDSQLAQRLWALSEKLIGIKFEI from the coding sequence TTGAAATATACGAAACAAGCGCCGATAAACTCCGGCTTTGGCCCCCAGACAACCGCCCAAGAAATCCTCAAGGGTTGTGACCTTACAGGGAAGATAGCTATTGTGACAGGAGGGTATTCCGGTATAGGCCTCGAAACAACCCGTGCCCTGGCCAACGCAGGCGCCACCGTGATTGTGCCCGCCCGCTCGCCGGCAAAGTCCCTTAGAGCCTTAGAGGGAATCCCTCATATAGAACTTGAAAAAATTGATTTGATGGATTCTACATCCATTGATGATTTTGCTGCACGTTTTTTAGCTACCAACCGCCCGCTGCACATGCTTATTAATAGCGCCGGGGTGATGTTTACCCCGCTTAGGCGTGATTCACGCGGTTTTGAATCACAATTTTCAACAAATCATTTAGGACATTTTCAACTAACCGCAAGGCTTTGGCCAGCATTAGTAAGGGCACATGGCGCGAGAGTCGTTGCGCTTTCATCGCGCGGACACCGTCTCGGCAGTGTTGATTTTGCTGACCCCAATTTTGAAAACAAGGAATATAACAAATTCACCGCCTATGCACAGTCCAAATCAGCAAACAGCTTGTTCGCACTCGAACTCGACAAACGCGGCAGAGACTACGCTGTTCGGGCTTTTGCCGTGCATCCGGGCTTAGTGCCCGATACCGATTTAGGGCGCGATTTAGACCCCTCAGAGCTTAAACCGCAACCGGTGAAAAACTCGCAAGGACTTATCATCTCTGATGAAACTAACGCTCAATATAAGTCGGTGGAACAAGGGGCTGCGACCAGTGTCTGGTGTGCAACAAGTACGCAATTAAATGACATGGGTGGCGTCTATTGTGAGGATTGTGACATAGCCATGGCGGTTGCCGCTGACAGTACCAGCCCGGTTGGCGTACGTCCATGGGCAATTGACTCTCAACTGGCTCAACGACTATGGGCTTTGAGCGAAAAGCTCATAGGAATAAAATTTGAAATATGA
- a CDS encoding DUF3887 domain-containing protein: MKRVIYIARMFVVVSAIWLMGVVPCLAADAGQDHLGKWSYTDEIRKFADPMTENLLQMINQDNYGKFSKDFSQKMKDVIPESEYKKIRDDIQTKFGSYASKEFVSLEIRETYLTVYYKVTFSQSEKPVLVRSVFVKENNKVRVGGFWLSPLSYTGNNGEQ, encoded by the coding sequence ATGAAACGGGTAATTTATATAGCAAGGATGTTTGTTGTTGTATCGGCTATCTGGCTTATGGGGGTAGTACCCTGCTTAGCGGCAGACGCGGGGCAAGATCATTTGGGGAAATGGAGCTACACGGATGAGATAAGAAAGTTTGCCGATCCGATGACGGAGAATTTACTGCAAATGATTAATCAGGATAATTACGGCAAATTTAGCAAGGACTTTTCGCAAAAAATGAAGGATGTCATTCCGGAGTCTGAATATAAGAAGATACGGGACGATATCCAGACTAAATTTGGTTCCTATGCTTCCAAGGAATTTGTCAGCCTGGAAATCCGGGAAACCTATCTGACTGTTTATTATAAGGTTACTTTTTCGCAAAGTGAAAAACCTGTTTTGGTCAGAAGCGTTTTTGTTAAAGAAAACAATAAAGTCCGTGTGGGAGGGTTTTGGTTAAGCCCCTTGTCATATACGGGCAATAATGGGGAGCAGTAA
- a CDS encoding glucosamine-6-phosphate deaminase, with product MKIIITDSYAASCREAANLLLSVVKSNPHACLGLATGGTAQGVYPHLVEAYKQQLVSFKEVRTVNLDEYIGLKPDHPQSYRHYMDTYFFDHVDINPLNTYIPSGSQLVQPEITNFSRILEIWPRDVQLLGVGVNGHIGFNEPGEVLQAGVHVATLDEATIKANARFFASEAEVPKTAITMGVGNILQAGKIVLLATGSQKAAVLQKLLTSDEVTTQVPCTLLKLHRDVTVILDRELARQVGVSSRFTE from the coding sequence GTGAAGATTATTATCACCGATTCGTATGCAGCATCCTGCCGGGAAGCGGCTAACCTACTGTTGAGCGTCGTTAAGTCCAATCCGCACGCTTGTCTGGGCTTGGCAACCGGCGGGACAGCGCAAGGGGTGTATCCGCATTTGGTGGAGGCGTATAAGCAGCAACTAGTTAGCTTTAAAGAAGTGCGGACGGTCAATCTGGATGAATATATCGGCTTGAAGCCTGATCATCCCCAGAGTTACCGTCACTATATGGATACATATTTCTTCGACCATGTGGATATCAATCCGCTGAATACCTATATTCCTTCCGGCAGCCAACTGGTGCAGCCGGAGATCACCAACTTTAGCCGTATCCTGGAGATCTGGCCACGGGATGTGCAGCTATTGGGTGTTGGGGTGAACGGGCATATCGGGTTTAACGAGCCGGGCGAGGTGTTGCAGGCGGGGGTGCATGTGGCTACGCTGGATGAGGCCACGATTAAGGCGAACGCCCGGTTCTTTGCCAGTGAGGCCGAGGTGCCAAAGACGGCCATCACCATGGGCGTGGGCAATATTCTGCAGGCCGGGAAGATCGTACTGCTGGCCACCGGCAGCCAGAAGGCCGCTGTATTGCAGAAGCTGCTAACCAGCGACGAGGTCACCACGCAGGTACCCTGCACGCTCTTGAAGCTGCACCGGGATGTGACGGTGATCCTGGACAGGGAGTTGGCCCGGCAGGTGGGGGTAAGCTCCCGGTTTACTGAGTAA
- a CDS encoding iron-containing alcohol dehydrogenase: MNQEKYPVTYGRNLLTTLTDSKENWLIVTDPVIWEKLKGQVRQDAIQLYFVTTMEKKVMDEEVKTLSGFNQVLGLGGGMAADAAKLWATAHKVPLYQMPTALSVNAFLCYKTAVRYDHVVKYEGDILPKEILIDFDILEQAPRHLNLSGVGDLLSCLTASYDWKINALITKSHAFDQRIYDETQEMLALLAEYMGEIVKNQEPGLRYIVRAYKGIAEHSYRMRHTMWEDGSEHNVFMNLERITGKQFLHGQAVCLGVYFMSAFQDNQHERAVSLIQRSEIDIRPQALQVTIDDIRQALLTLNQFVRVQHIRYSICNAKEVTAEWVEAILEKYQRDFRIS; encoded by the coding sequence ATGAACCAGGAGAAATATCCGGTCACCTATGGCCGGAATCTGCTAACAACCTTAACTGACAGTAAAGAAAACTGGCTGATTGTCACCGATCCGGTTATCTGGGAGAAGCTGAAAGGACAGGTTAGGCAAGACGCGATTCAGCTCTATTTCGTTACTACCATGGAGAAAAAGGTCATGGACGAAGAAGTCAAAACCTTATCAGGCTTTAACCAGGTATTGGGCCTGGGCGGCGGCATGGCTGCCGATGCGGCTAAGCTGTGGGCTACGGCTCATAAAGTACCGCTCTATCAAATGCCCACCGCCTTGTCAGTGAACGCCTTTCTCTGCTACAAGACAGCCGTCCGCTATGACCATGTGGTTAAATACGAAGGCGATATCCTGCCGAAGGAGATTTTGATTGATTTTGATATCCTGGAGCAGGCACCGAGGCATTTGAATTTGTCCGGTGTCGGCGATTTATTAAGCTGCCTGACGGCCAGTTACGACTGGAAGATCAATGCTTTGATCACCAAATCCCATGCTTTTGACCAGCGAATCTATGACGAGACGCAGGAGATGTTGGCGCTGTTAGCCGAGTATATGGGTGAGATTGTGAAGAACCAAGAACCGGGCCTGCGCTATATCGTCCGGGCCTATAAAGGCATCGCCGAACACAGCTACCGGATGCGGCATACCATGTGGGAAGACGGTTCGGAGCATAACGTCTTTATGAACCTGGAACGGATCACCGGCAAACAGTTCCTGCACGGTCAGGCGGTCTGCCTGGGCGTCTACTTTATGTCGGCTTTCCAGGATAACCAGCACGAACGGGCGGTGTCGCTGATTCAACGATCGGAGATTGATATCCGGCCCCAGGCACTGCAGGTTACGATCGACGATATCCGGCAGGCGCTCTTAACGCTGAACCAGTTTGTCCGAGTGCAGCATATCCGCTATTCGATCTGCAATGCCAAAGAGGTTACAGCGGAGTGGGTAGAGGCTATCTTAGAGAAATATCAGCGGGATTTTCGAATAAGTTAG
- a CDS encoding transcriptional regulator GutM, which yields MDSLSLEALLVYLFLLILLQGLLGIYQLKKITRTLGRLQKLGICGCGIARHWTGWRVYYLILADSSGRIRSAYSLKGISLGTDFVPDKKFTFSEISELMVYYSQRERLNLQETAQLRAAEEVERKLAARQAAQAV from the coding sequence ATGGACAGCCTAAGCCTGGAAGCCCTGCTGGTCTATCTCTTTCTCCTTATCCTGCTGCAGGGACTGCTCGGCATTTACCAACTGAAAAAGATTACCCGCACGTTAGGGCGACTACAAAAGTTAGGTATCTGCGGCTGTGGAATAGCCCGTCACTGGACGGGGTGGCGGGTTTACTATCTGATCCTGGCCGACTCCAGCGGACGTATCCGCAGTGCCTATAGCTTGAAAGGCATCAGCCTTGGTACCGATTTTGTACCGGATAAGAAGTTTACCTTTAGTGAGATTTCGGAACTGATGGTTTATTATAGCCAGCGGGAACGCCTGAACTTACAAGAGACCGCCCAGCTTCGCGCCGCCGAAGAGGTAGAACGAAAACTGGCGGCACGGCAAGCCGCTCAGGCGGTCTAA
- a CDS encoding PTS glucitol/sorbitol transporter subunit IIA, whose translation MDIYRTVIQAIGSYALDFLETDVLITFYPQAPDGLKDYCLILTQAGLVADIQVGDYLVLGEKRYFITAVGPVASENLRHLGHISLRFDGAITTPWAGSIHLAGGKPRAARVGETLAIEREA comes from the coding sequence ATGGATATCTACCGCACCGTAATTCAAGCTATCGGTTCCTATGCCTTGGACTTTCTCGAAACCGACGTACTAATCACCTTTTACCCCCAGGCCCCGGATGGCTTAAAGGATTATTGCCTGATATTAACCCAGGCGGGTTTGGTAGCGGACATTCAAGTAGGGGATTATCTGGTATTGGGTGAGAAGCGGTATTTCATTACCGCCGTAGGTCCTGTTGCCAGTGAGAACCTGCGCCATCTCGGTCATATTTCGCTGCGCTTTGACGGAGCCATTACCACTCCCTGGGCCGGCAGCATCCATCTGGCAGGCGGCAAACCTAGGGCCGCGAGGGTAGGCGAGACTCTGGCTATTGAGCGGGAAGCGTAG
- a CDS encoding PTS sorbitol transporter subunit IIB encodes MSQNFVLSLSSVIGRVVSTFVQAGRESVKLMLSTVLPFMVFVSAIVGIIMGSGLGQRIADGLAALAGNPWGLLALGMVSAIPVLSPILGPGAVIPQTIGVLVGTLIASGKIPPHLALPALFAIHQPVGADFIPVGLSLTEAEPETAEVGVPAVLYAKFLVAPIEVGAALAVSFFIYQ; translated from the coding sequence ATGAGTCAGAACTTCGTTTTGTCGCTCTCGTCCGTAATTGGCCGGGTGGTCAGTACCTTCGTCCAGGCCGGGCGGGAGTCAGTCAAACTCATGCTTAGTACGGTACTGCCGTTCATGGTCTTTGTCAGCGCTATTGTCGGCATCATTATGGGCAGCGGTTTAGGGCAGCGCATTGCCGACGGACTGGCTGCTCTGGCGGGTAACCCCTGGGGCCTACTGGCTTTGGGCATGGTATCGGCCATTCCAGTCTTGTCACCGATCTTAGGGCCGGGGGCAGTTATTCCCCAGACCATTGGTGTCTTAGTGGGTACCCTGATCGCCAGCGGCAAAATTCCGCCGCATCTGGCCTTACCGGCGCTGTTTGCCATTCACCAGCCGGTGGGAGCCGATTTTATCCCGGTGGGCCTAAGCCTGACCGAAGCCGAACCGGAAACCGCCGAGGTCGGTGTTCCGGCGGTGCTGTATGCCAAGTTCCTGGTCGCGCCGATTGAAGTAGGGGCCGCCCTGGCTGTCAGCTTCTTTATCTATCAGTAG
- the srlA gene encoding PTS glucitol/sorbitol transporter subunit IIC — translation MDFLVATGESFIKLINTGGETLVGMITGILPAALIALTIMNTIIALVGQDRIEGLAQRLAGKRILVRYLFLPYLSAFFFSNPTAFLMGRFLPERYKPGYYEAVNCSTMAPLMCFFPHVNPAELYAWLGVADGIMKLGLPIGPLAVSVFFLAMFTTTLKAFVVEKIAHALARKKGLDWDKLEARKLGGAIEEPLL, via the coding sequence ATGGATTTTTTAGTTGCCACCGGCGAGAGTTTTATCAAGCTTATTAACACCGGTGGGGAGACACTGGTTGGCATGATCACCGGGATTTTACCGGCGGCGTTGATTGCCCTGACCATTATGAACACCATCATTGCCTTAGTCGGCCAGGACCGGATTGAGGGACTGGCCCAGCGGCTGGCCGGGAAACGGATTTTAGTCCGTTACTTATTCCTGCCGTACCTGTCGGCGTTTTTCTTTTCCAATCCCACCGCCTTTCTGATGGGGCGGTTTTTGCCGGAGCGCTATAAGCCCGGCTACTATGAAGCGGTCAACTGCAGTACCATGGCACCGCTCATGTGCTTCTTTCCTCATGTCAATCCGGCCGAGCTATACGCCTGGCTGGGTGTGGCCGACGGGATAATGAAGTTGGGCCTGCCCATCGGACCGCTGGCGGTCAGTGTCTTTTTTCTAGCCATGTTTACTACGACCTTAAAAGCGTTTGTCGTGGAAAAGATCGCCCATGCCTTAGCCCGTAAGAAGGGCCTCGACTGGGACAAGCTGGAGGCTAGGAAGTTAGGTGGGGCGATAGAGGAACCTTTACTGTAA